The following are encoded in a window of Paenibacillus polymyxa genomic DNA:
- a CDS encoding sigma-54-dependent transcriptional regulator: protein MKRIDKILEYIAESTKKISKEALFAGEGITAAEIADDQKMLRNNVSKELNNLLRDDLILKIKGRPVRFLHKQIIEDTFRVRLKEKQIEVKSIKEVLLPDEQVDPFHALIGFRGSMRNQVEQGKAAILYPPRGLHTLIVGQTGVGKTMFARLMYHYGKYMKRFSEHAPFIVFNCADYFNNPHLLLSHIFGHVKGAFTGADHEKAGLVEKADGGILFLDEIHRLPPEGQEMIFYFMDTHTYNKLGETDRKRDASVLLIGATTEDPGSSMLKTFIRRIPITINIPSLQERAIEEQMLILKYLFANEANRVNKPIRIEPEVVRALIGSVTYGNIGQLKSNIQLVCAKGFLNSIHENKEEIGLDFKNLPGNIRDGLFNIDKTQYKMKEIGCISSCLYITPEGRKALDEEVVSELPFNLYKLIEDKIGMLKEEGLDDAYIHRFIATDVNIHIKSFYNRFYNTKGSRERILKIVDKDILEFSEQIKEMAKKELNRIYSERFVYAFSLHLSAFFKRTRERKYGDARIYEPMNEHDEEYRLAQTIKSLIESKFGVHVPEAEITYMAILLKSVEEERQGSVGIIVAAHGTSTASSIVGVVDSLLGSSNLCAVDMPLDVSPREILELIIDKVKSIDRGRGVLLLVDMGSLLNLEETIMERVGINVKTIDMVSTPLTLEAVRKASVFDMGIEEIYQSLKDFRGYNNSSAAVKVVHKAIVTVCSSGKGAAVKLKEFVEKVVCDLTDEEILVVPANVRELDKVVQDMRSKRTILAVIGVKRPSEPEIPFIPLEKLIEASGEQTLRELLLNNKQIPAVDQSVVVRELCEESLKEFMTYLNPHKILGMVMRFVQELELGLEVKFDYATKVQISTHTAYALERMVIRDGLVYQGEVKQLDQHIFEVVNRSCSIFVSGMNLILSEDEKYYICEMLSEVYNFIPQ, encoded by the coding sequence GTGAAAAGAATAGATAAGATTTTAGAGTATATTGCCGAAAGCACCAAGAAAATTTCCAAAGAGGCTTTATTTGCGGGGGAAGGGATTACGGCTGCGGAAATTGCTGATGATCAAAAGATGTTGAGAAACAATGTGAGCAAAGAGTTGAATAATCTGCTGCGTGACGATCTAATCCTTAAAATCAAAGGAAGACCGGTCAGATTTCTGCACAAGCAGATTATCGAGGACACCTTTCGGGTTCGGCTGAAAGAGAAACAAATTGAGGTCAAAAGCATCAAAGAGGTATTGCTGCCTGACGAACAGGTCGATCCGTTCCATGCTTTGATCGGTTTCAGGGGCAGCATGCGTAACCAGGTTGAGCAGGGGAAGGCAGCGATTCTGTATCCTCCTAGAGGTCTGCATACCCTGATAGTCGGGCAGACGGGTGTTGGAAAAACTATGTTTGCCAGGTTGATGTACCATTATGGCAAATATATGAAGCGGTTTTCAGAGCATGCGCCATTTATCGTTTTTAACTGCGCTGATTATTTCAATAACCCCCACTTGTTACTTTCCCACATCTTTGGTCACGTTAAAGGGGCGTTTACAGGCGCTGATCATGAAAAAGCAGGGCTGGTGGAGAAAGCTGACGGAGGCATCCTGTTTTTGGATGAGATTCACCGTTTACCCCCGGAAGGCCAGGAAATGATTTTCTATTTCATGGATACTCACACCTATAACAAATTGGGCGAAACGGATCGAAAAAGAGATGCGAGTGTGTTATTGATTGGAGCTACGACGGAAGATCCCGGATCATCCATGCTGAAAACCTTCATTAGGCGCATACCCATCACGATCAATATCCCTTCCCTTCAGGAACGTGCTATTGAGGAGCAAATGCTGATTTTGAAGTATTTGTTTGCTAACGAGGCCAATAGGGTAAATAAGCCGATTAGGATTGAACCAGAGGTAGTAAGAGCACTGATCGGCAGCGTCACCTACGGCAATATCGGCCAGTTAAAGTCGAACATCCAGCTGGTATGCGCTAAAGGTTTTTTAAACAGCATACATGAAAACAAAGAAGAAATAGGACTTGATTTTAAAAACCTGCCGGGAAATATCCGAGATGGTTTGTTTAATATTGATAAAACGCAATATAAGATGAAGGAAATCGGATGTATTTCCTCGTGCCTATACATTACTCCAGAAGGAAGAAAAGCTTTGGATGAAGAGGTTGTTTCCGAGCTGCCGTTTAACCTTTACAAACTAATTGAAGACAAGATTGGCATGCTGAAGGAAGAAGGGCTCGACGACGCCTACATCCACAGATTTATTGCTACGGATGTCAATATCCATATTAAAAGCTTTTATAACCGTTTTTATAACACCAAGGGGAGCAGGGAACGAATTCTGAAAATTGTGGACAAAGACATCCTTGAATTCTCCGAGCAGATTAAGGAAATGGCCAAAAAGGAACTAAACCGAATTTACAGCGAGAGATTCGTGTATGCTTTCAGTCTTCATTTAAGCGCCTTTTTCAAGCGCACCAGAGAGAGAAAATACGGTGATGCACGAATCTATGAACCGATGAATGAACATGATGAAGAGTACAGACTGGCCCAGACTATCAAAAGTTTGATCGAGTCTAAGTTTGGTGTACATGTACCGGAGGCCGAAATAACTTATATGGCGATTCTTCTGAAATCTGTTGAGGAAGAACGACAGGGTAGTGTGGGAATTATTGTGGCAGCACACGGTACCAGTACAGCGAGCAGCATCGTCGGCGTCGTAGACAGCTTGCTGGGCAGTTCTAATCTTTGTGCTGTTGATATGCCCCTCGATGTCAGTCCTAGGGAAATTTTGGAGCTTATTATCGATAAAGTAAAGAGCATTGACCGTGGTAGAGGCGTGTTGCTGCTGGTTGATATGGGCTCTTTGCTCAATCTTGAAGAAACTATTATGGAACGTGTTGGAATCAATGTAAAGACTATTGATATGGTTTCAACTCCGCTCACGCTGGAGGCTGTCCGAAAGGCCAGTGTTTTTGACATGGGGATAGAGGAAATATACCAATCGCTAAAAGATTTCAGGGGATATAACAATAGCAGCGCCGCAGTGAAAGTAGTCCATAAGGCAATTGTGACGGTTTGCTCCTCCGGCAAAGGTGCAGCGGTCAAATTGAAAGAGTTTGTAGAGAAAGTTGTCTGCGATTTGACGGATGAGGAGATACTGGTTGTCCCGGCAAACGTAAGAGAGTTGGATAAAGTGGTCCAGGATATGCGGTCTAAGCGAACCATTCTTGCCGTGATTGGAGTAAAACGGCCAAGCGAGCCGGAAATCCCGTTTATTCCCTTGGAAAAGCTGATTGAAGCGAGCGGTGAGCAGACATTGAGAGAGCTACTGCTGAATAACAAGCAGATCCCTGCTGTGGATCAAAGTGTAGTCGTCAGGGAGTTATGCGAGGAAAGTCTGAAAGAATTTATGACTTATTTGAATCCCCACAAAATTCTGGGAATGGTGATGAGATTTGTGCAAGAGCTGGAACTTGGATTAGAAGTCAAATTTGATTATGCAACAAAAGTCCAAATTTCTACTCACACAGCTTATGCGCTGGAACGTATGGTTATTCGCGATGGACTTGTTTATCAGGGGGAAGTGAAACAGCTCGACCAGCACATATTCGAGGTGGTAAACCGTTCATGCAGCATATTTGTTTCTGGTATGAATCTTATACTTTCTGAAGACGAAAAATATTATATTTGCGAAATGTTGAGCGAAGTATATAACTTTATTCCACAGTAA
- a CDS encoding PTS sugar transporter subunit IIA — protein sequence MIGVIVGTHGKFSEEILRSTEMVFGQLDNVAGVTFEPGESVSGLVEKYKAALASLDWTDGVIFLVDLFGGSPYNAASRIAVNHEKMDIVTGVNLPMIVDLLANRGIEQVENLVNLAIHAGHDSMMSFRAIRNSQLEEEL from the coding sequence ATGATCGGTGTAATTGTTGGGACACACGGGAAATTTTCTGAAGAAATACTGAGGTCAACAGAAATGGTTTTCGGCCAATTGGATAATGTGGCAGGTGTTACGTTTGAACCAGGTGAAAGTGTCAGCGGACTTGTAGAGAAATATAAGGCTGCGTTGGCATCGCTGGATTGGACGGACGGTGTTATCTTCCTTGTTGATCTATTCGGCGGCAGTCCTTATAATGCTGCCAGCCGAATTGCAGTTAACCATGAAAAAATGGATATTGTGACAGGAGTAAACCTGCCAATGATCGTTGACCTTCTTGCAAACAGAGGAATTGAACAAGTGGAGAATTTGGTAAATTTAGCGATCCATGCAGGGCACGATTCCATGATGTCTTTTCGTGCCATTCGAAACAGTCAATTAGAGGAGGAATTATAG
- a CDS encoding mannose/fructose/sorbose PTS transporter subunit IIB, whose protein sequence is MEIALVRIDDRLIHGQVATVWVKEAKCNKIIAVSDDVAADTLRKTLLLQVSPPGIKAYVVTINKAIEAYNNPKYSDFKTLFLFTNPTDVLRVVEGGVPIRSVNVGGMCFKEGKTQITGAVSVNQQDVDAFRKLHEKGIELEIRKVASDPKINLITKLQDM, encoded by the coding sequence ATGGAAATTGCATTAGTTCGTATTGATGACCGTCTGATTCACGGTCAGGTGGCGACCGTTTGGGTGAAAGAAGCGAAGTGCAATAAGATTATCGCCGTTAGCGATGATGTCGCAGCGGATACATTACGCAAAACCTTATTGCTTCAGGTGTCGCCGCCTGGAATTAAGGCGTATGTCGTAACGATTAACAAAGCGATAGAGGCTTATAATAACCCCAAATACAGTGATTTTAAAACATTGTTTCTCTTTACCAACCCTACGGATGTACTGCGGGTTGTGGAAGGGGGAGTACCCATCCGCTCGGTGAATGTTGGAGGAATGTGTTTTAAGGAAGGAAAGACGCAGATTACCGGGGCGGTATCCGTAAACCAACAGGATGTAGATGCATTTCGTAAGCTGCATGAAAAAGGCATTGAGCTGGAAATCAGAAAAGTAGCCAGTGATCCGAAAATCAACTTGATTACCAAACTGCAGGATATGTGA
- a CDS encoding PTS mannose/fructose/sorbose transporter subunit IIC — protein MTVFQIVMVTLVAAICGMGSVLDEGQTHRPLIACTLIGLVLGDLKTGIILGGTLELMALGWMNVGASMAPDAALASVVSTILVIVGHQSIGAGIAVAIPIAAAGQVLTIFVRTITVFFQHLADKYAESANFKGIELCHFIALLLQGLRVALPAVLVAVAAETGLVTAMLNAIPEVITRGLQIAGGFIVVVGYAMVINMMAAKYLMPFFFLGFVIAAFTSINLVGFGVIGAVLALLYIQLSPKYNQRNEKMEEIEEL, from the coding sequence ATGACTGTTTTTCAAATTGTGATGGTAACACTGGTAGCGGCCATATGTGGCATGGGTAGCGTTCTAGATGAAGGGCAAACCCATCGTCCTCTGATTGCGTGTACGTTGATTGGCCTTGTCCTTGGCGATCTCAAAACTGGCATTATACTTGGCGGTACTCTGGAATTAATGGCTTTGGGATGGATGAATGTAGGAGCATCCATGGCACCAGACGCTGCTCTAGCCAGCGTGGTTTCAACCATTTTGGTCATCGTCGGCCATCAATCGATCGGCGCCGGAATTGCCGTTGCGATTCCAATTGCAGCCGCCGGACAAGTGCTTACCATTTTTGTCAGGACGATTACTGTCTTCTTCCAGCATTTAGCTGATAAGTATGCGGAATCTGCAAATTTCAAAGGAATTGAGCTATGTCACTTTATTGCCTTACTTTTGCAAGGTCTGCGCGTTGCTTTGCCCGCTGTTTTGGTGGCAGTTGCCGCAGAAACGGGCCTGGTGACTGCTATGCTTAACGCAATTCCGGAGGTTATCACCAGAGGACTACAAATTGCGGGCGGCTTTATCGTAGTCGTAGGGTATGCGATGGTCATTAATATGATGGCAGCCAAATACCTGATGCCATTCTTCTTTCTGGGCTTTGTCATTGCAGCTTTTACCAGCATTAATCTGGTTGGTTTTGGGGTCATTGGCGCGGTTCTGGCTCTGCTTTACATCCAGTTGAGCCCAAAATACAACCAGCGTAATGAGAAGATGGAAGAAATTGAAGAGTTATAG
- the manZ gene encoding PTS mannose transporter subunit IID: protein MKEKKLTKSDLNKMFVRSCFLLGSFNFERMQSIGFCVTLIPAIKRLYSKKEDQKEALKRHLEFFNTQPFISAPIMGVTAAMEEQKASGQPIDNATISGVKVGLMGPLAGVGDPIYWGTLRPVLAALGASIALSGSLVGPVLFFLLFNTARLATKWYGLKYGYHKGTEIVSDMSGNRLQKLTESASILGLFVMGALVSKWTTLNVPLVVSRYVGTDGKEVITTIQMILDQLMPGLLPLLLTFLCMRLLKKKVNAIALIFALFAVGIIGYAFGVLA, encoded by the coding sequence ATGAAAGAAAAGAAGCTGACTAAAAGTGATTTAAATAAGATGTTTGTCCGTTCATGCTTCCTGTTAGGCTCGTTCAATTTTGAGCGAATGCAGTCGATCGGTTTCTGTGTCACCTTGATCCCTGCGATTAAGCGGCTGTACAGCAAGAAAGAAGATCAAAAAGAGGCATTGAAAAGACATCTGGAATTTTTCAACACTCAACCGTTTATCTCGGCGCCTATTATGGGTGTAACGGCTGCGATGGAAGAGCAGAAAGCGAGCGGCCAGCCGATTGACAATGCGACCATAAGTGGAGTCAAAGTCGGTCTAATGGGACCTCTTGCGGGAGTGGGTGACCCCATTTACTGGGGGACTTTACGTCCGGTTCTGGCTGCTCTCGGAGCCTCAATCGCCTTATCCGGCAGCCTTGTCGGACCGGTTCTTTTCTTCCTTCTCTTTAACACTGCACGCTTGGCAACGAAATGGTACGGTCTGAAATACGGTTATCACAAAGGTACGGAGATTGTCTCCGATATGTCGGGAAACCGGTTGCAAAAACTCACGGAGTCAGCCTCCATACTGGGGCTTTTCGTTATGGGCGCACTTGTTTCTAAATGGACTACCCTGAATGTGCCGCTGGTGGTATCAAGATATGTGGGAACGGATGGAAAAGAGGTTATTACGACCATTCAGATGATTTTGGATCAATTGATGCCTGGACTTTTACCACTATTATTGACCTTTTTATGTATGAGGCTACTGAAAAAGAAAGTGAACGCAATCGCTCTGATTTTTGCTTTATTCGCAGTAGGCATTATTGGGTACGCATTTGGTGTTTTGGCTTAA
- a CDS encoding GH32 C-terminal domain-containing protein produces the protein MGGGKDVSNRYLSLVRASDDQELLRQTNTKSEKETYSRYVWDASNYIGEVLYIKAIDNATGRWGHINLDDINVYNDKPIPEDVDQVAQEPEKGNLPQSGLITDWSAVSGSWIPSTNGSIGGVWECPALIELPIDGDPSKKKWVLQVSINPGGPAGGSGMQYFVGSFDGKTFTNENSSDQILWSDYGADYYAGVEWSGIEGEKGEKYWLGWMNNWTYAQDTPTSTWRSSMSLPRMMELTQTEEGLRLKQTPISLAGIRAETKGISYINEKIKGESDLLSNFSDDTFEMIAEFDLSNTEATEFGFKVRKGTEEYTTVGYDVYNEKLFVDRTNSGNYDFGPDITNKHEGPLKALNGTVKMHIFVDRSALEVFGNNGETVITDQIFPHPSSKGMQIYSKGGDVELKSLKIFPLKSVWKAPPSSVSVLSDWTTISGKWADTINGKQGQGVGDAFILASNFGEDFIYEADIKVPDTDSHPDDPEKDNIENPIGAGALVFRSDPTAKNAYAINLDVRNNVVKLMKFVKGTGSDLAIYNNDAKLKLRTNQDYHLKIVAVGDTIKAYLDGQLVIDTKDQSYTRGYFGLNVRDTTAFFNSVRIISSSNSGHSGGNSQNNKGSDSQAVKLPVKASIPASATSGIMEYAPGITQKADGRKEAAVVVDDLTLLKALPVRKGSALTLHVKAAGADVVIVELTSMANKLWSEHRTLDLQLITELGTYTLPASRVNRNTSPSNSVPGLRITLSKATMQQNAAIQEAAVKAGATVETTPIDFKAEAVTGSTTTALDFGDTYVSRTLPLSSAMDPNRSTAVCYDEARRKLIFVPSIFRAGDDGASVEIKHNSNGVYTVVNSSPTFDDLPAGYWGKADIELLAAKGIVVGSIKGIFEPSRPVTRAEFAAMLVHALGLKERATPAFRDVVKGSWYSGYLSAAYSAGLVKGYEDGAFRPESRISRQEMALLVNQALQYTGYVSVNSKNGQSLDGYADRSSIAVWAQNAVAAVTAQGIAQGMDTGHYEPHATTTRAEAAVMIKRLLQKIEFINK, from the coding sequence ATGGGCGGAGGCAAAGACGTCAGCAACCGTTATTTATCGTTAGTCAGAGCTTCTGACGATCAGGAATTGCTTCGTCAAACAAATACGAAATCCGAAAAGGAAACGTATAGCAGATACGTATGGGATGCTTCCAATTATATTGGTGAAGTGCTATATATCAAAGCTATAGACAATGCAACGGGACGTTGGGGGCATATCAACCTGGATGATATCAATGTTTATAATGACAAACCAATTCCGGAAGACGTTGACCAGGTTGCACAAGAGCCGGAAAAAGGCAATTTGCCACAAAGTGGCCTCATAACGGATTGGTCTGCCGTCTCAGGTTCGTGGATACCTTCTACAAACGGAAGTATAGGCGGCGTATGGGAATGTCCTGCATTAATTGAATTGCCTATTGATGGCGACCCTTCAAAAAAGAAATGGGTTCTGCAGGTAAGTATAAATCCGGGAGGACCTGCAGGCGGATCCGGAATGCAATATTTTGTAGGAAGCTTTGATGGGAAAACCTTCACCAATGAGAATTCTTCCGACCAAATATTATGGTCCGATTATGGAGCTGATTATTATGCCGGTGTGGAGTGGAGCGGAATTGAAGGGGAGAAGGGCGAGAAATACTGGCTTGGCTGGATGAATAACTGGACTTATGCTCAAGATACACCTACTTCAACATGGAGAAGTTCCATGTCACTGCCGCGAATGATGGAACTGACCCAGACAGAGGAAGGATTACGATTAAAACAAACACCAATTTCTCTGGCCGGCATTCGTGCTGAAACAAAGGGAATTTCATATATAAATGAAAAGATTAAGGGAGAAAGCGACCTCCTATCCAACTTTTCTGACGATACATTTGAAATGATTGCAGAGTTTGATCTTTCCAACACCGAAGCAACTGAGTTTGGTTTTAAGGTTCGTAAAGGAACTGAGGAATATACAACGGTCGGGTATGATGTCTACAATGAAAAGCTGTTCGTTGACCGTACGAATTCCGGGAATTATGATTTCGGACCTGATATCACAAATAAACATGAGGGCCCGCTGAAGGCTTTAAACGGTACGGTGAAAATGCATATTTTTGTTGACCGGTCAGCGCTGGAGGTGTTCGGGAATAATGGAGAAACAGTGATAACTGACCAAATATTCCCTCATCCTTCGAGTAAAGGAATGCAAATCTACAGTAAGGGCGGGGATGTGGAATTAAAGTCTTTGAAAATATTTCCGTTAAAAAGTGTCTGGAAAGCGCCCCCATCTAGTGTCTCCGTACTGTCAGATTGGACGACGATCAGCGGCAAATGGGCGGATACTATTAATGGAAAACAGGGGCAGGGCGTAGGGGATGCGTTTATTCTGGCAAGTAATTTCGGTGAGGACTTTATATATGAAGCGGACATTAAAGTGCCGGATACAGATTCGCATCCCGATGATCCTGAAAAAGATAACATAGAAAACCCCATCGGCGCAGGTGCCTTGGTCTTTCGTTCAGACCCTACGGCAAAAAATGCGTATGCAATTAATCTGGATGTAAGGAATAATGTAGTTAAGTTGATGAAATTTGTTAAAGGGACCGGTAGTGATCTTGCCATCTACAATAATGACGCGAAGCTGAAACTACGGACAAATCAGGATTATCACCTCAAAATTGTAGCTGTCGGGGATACCATAAAGGCTTATTTGGACGGACAACTGGTGATTGATACCAAAGACCAAAGTTACACACGAGGATACTTTGGGTTAAATGTAAGGGATACAACAGCATTCTTTAATAGTGTTCGAATAATATCAAGTTCCAATTCCGGCCATTCCGGTGGCAATTCTCAGAACAACAAGGGTAGCGACAGCCAGGCGGTAAAGCTGCCAGTCAAGGCATCTATTCCGGCTTCCGCCACTTCAGGAATAATGGAGTATGCTCCGGGTATTACACAAAAGGCTGATGGCAGGAAAGAAGCCGCAGTGGTCGTGGATGATCTTACTTTGCTTAAAGCTTTGCCGGTAAGAAAAGGTTCAGCACTAACTTTGCATGTGAAAGCTGCTGGGGCTGACGTGGTTATCGTTGAGCTGACCAGCATGGCCAATAAGCTTTGGAGCGAGCATCGAACTCTGGATCTTCAGTTAATTACAGAACTGGGGACGTACACCCTTCCAGCCAGCAGGGTGAATAGAAATACCTCACCTTCCAATAGCGTGCCAGGGCTGCGAATTACGTTATCCAAGGCAACAATGCAGCAAAATGCGGCTATTCAAGAAGCGGCTGTAAAAGCGGGCGCAACCGTGGAAACGACTCCTATAGACTTCAAGGCTGAAGCAGTAACAGGCAGTACAACAACCGCTCTTGATTTCGGTGATACCTATGTGAGCCGGACACTTCCGCTTTCATCAGCGATGGACCCAAATCGTTCCACCGCAGTTTGCTACGACGAAGCCAGAAGGAAACTTATCTTTGTACCGAGCATTTTTCGGGCTGGGGATGATGGAGCCTCCGTTGAAATAAAGCATAATTCCAATGGTGTATATACCGTTGTCAACAGCAGCCCAACCTTCGATGATTTACCAGCTGGGTACTGGGGCAAAGCCGACATAGAGCTACTTGCCGCAAAAGGAATTGTTGTCGGTTCGATAAAAGGAATATTTGAGCCATCCAGGCCTGTTACCCGCGCCGAATTTGCCGCTATGCTTGTTCATGCACTGGGGCTTAAAGAACGGGCGACTCCAGCCTTTAGGGATGTAGTCAAGGGTTCATGGTACAGCGGATATCTCAGCGCAGCCTATTCAGCTGGGCTGGTCAAAGGTTATGAAGACGGTGCTTTTCGTCCGGAATCGAGGATCAGCCGCCAGGAGATGGCTCTACTTGTCAATCAAGCATTACAATATACCGGGTATGTCTCAGTCAACAGCAAAAACGGGCAATCGCTAGATGGATATGCCGACCGTTCGTCTATCGCGGTTTGGGCGCAAAATGCAGTAGCCGCTGTTACAGCTCAGGGCATCGCACAAGGTATGGACACTGGACACTATGAGCCACATGCAACAACTACCCGCGCCGAGGCGGCAGTTATGATAAAACGTTTGCTTCAAAAGATTGAATTTATCAATAAATAG
- a CDS encoding DeoR/GlpR family DNA-binding transcription regulator has translation MLEYLQSRNQLSNSEICNLLNISRDTARRDIIKLVHEGGVIRTHGGIALPLLKEEIRAYKERVTSATKQKMLIAKAASAHIADGDVCFMDVSTTIQLLCGQLDKNLTVYTHSLDNAEALSAKSEININLLGGKFNHENRFFYDHYTAMQLNDVFFDKAFLGAAAIMEDGVYFANRDDALVKKLVSGRAREVFLLADYKKFNLTSPFKGLNFSEIDILITNQDAPEHSLLMLQDSGVEIIKALEEES, from the coding sequence ATTTTGGAGTATCTCCAAAGCCGTAACCAATTATCAAATTCGGAAATTTGTAATTTATTGAACATCTCGAGAGATACGGCAAGAAGGGATATTATTAAGCTTGTTCACGAAGGGGGGGTTATCAGAACCCATGGAGGTATTGCCTTGCCCTTATTAAAAGAAGAAATAAGAGCCTACAAGGAACGTGTAACTTCAGCAACAAAGCAAAAGATGCTCATTGCAAAAGCAGCTTCCGCGCACATCGCTGACGGAGATGTTTGTTTCATGGATGTATCGACTACCATTCAACTGCTCTGTGGGCAATTGGACAAGAATCTCACGGTTTATACACACTCGTTGGATAATGCAGAAGCTTTATCAGCAAAAAGTGAAATTAACATAAACTTGCTCGGGGGCAAATTTAATCATGAAAACCGTTTTTTTTATGACCACTACACGGCTATGCAGTTGAACGATGTTTTTTTTGACAAAGCTTTTTTAGGAGCTGCCGCCATCATGGAAGACGGAGTGTATTTTGCAAACCGTGATGATGCTTTAGTTAAAAAGCTGGTATCGGGACGTGCCAGAGAAGTATTTTTACTTGCTGATTACAAAAAATTTAATTTAACAAGCCCGTTTAAAGGCCTGAATTTTTCCGAAATTGATATTCTAATTACAAATCAGGATGCACCGGAGCACTCATTGCTGATGTTGCAGGATAGCGGAGTAGAAATTATCAAGGCGCTTGAGGAAGAATCGTGA
- a CDS encoding Cof-type HAD-IIB family hydrolase, which produces MIQAIFSDIDGTLLNSKHQITSDTKNTIQKVVGRNIPFVLVSARMPSGIFPLQQELNIHAPVICYSGALILGGNREILHSICLSKKSIKRIYDIVMDHYPSISFNLYGHDQWIVGNIQNPWVIQEAEIINGSPIQRLLPSYIEEDHDIHKILCMGDPEGIERLVQQINKEVTGISVYKSKGTYLEIMDEMVSKSYAIQELEGIFNITYRESMAIGDNYNDMDMILYAGLGIAMGNAPEEVKKIADRVTSSNDEDGLKIGLEEYILSV; this is translated from the coding sequence ATGATACAAGCAATCTTTAGCGATATTGACGGGACGTTGTTAAATTCAAAACATCAAATTACGTCCGACACTAAAAATACAATCCAAAAAGTTGTGGGAAGAAATATCCCTTTTGTACTTGTTTCAGCGAGAATGCCAAGCGGCATTTTTCCTCTTCAGCAAGAGCTCAATATTCACGCTCCCGTCATTTGTTATAGCGGTGCTCTAATATTGGGCGGCAACAGGGAAATCCTTCATAGCATCTGTTTATCGAAAAAGAGCATTAAACGAATATACGATATTGTAATGGATCATTATCCTTCTATCAGTTTTAACTTGTATGGACATGACCAGTGGATCGTTGGCAACATTCAAAATCCTTGGGTAATTCAGGAAGCGGAAATTATTAATGGCTCCCCCATACAGAGGTTACTCCCCTCATATATAGAAGAAGATCATGATATTCACAAAATTTTATGCATGGGAGATCCCGAAGGCATTGAGCGGCTTGTACAACAAATCAATAAAGAAGTTACTGGTATCAGTGTTTATAAATCCAAGGGAACTTATCTGGAAATTATGGATGAGATGGTGTCCAAATCGTATGCCATTCAGGAGCTCGAGGGGATATTTAATATTACTTATCGTGAATCGATGGCCATTGGAGACAACTATAATGACATGGATATGATTTTGTACGCAGGCCTTGGGATTGCAATGGGAAATGCGCCGGAGGAAGTTAAGAAAATTGCCGACAGGGTCACATCGAGCAATGATGAAGACGGTTTGAAAATAGGCTTGGAGGAATACATTTTGTCCGTTTGA